The genomic window TTTAAGCGAGAGGTTAAATTTAGTACTGTTGTATGAAACTACAGAATTCAATACGGTATAACTAGGTAATGCGAACGTACCGATATTAGAACGGTTTAATGTTTTGTATTCGCTGGCATAATTTCCTCCAAATCCAATTCCAAATCCTTTAAGGCTTCCTGATGTGAAGTTGTAATTTGCCCATAAGTTGATTAACGTTTCAGGACCTGCTTCTTCAGGTCTTAAACCTAAATATCCTGCATTAGGGGTTTCTTTTGTAACCTCACTTTTGTTGTTACTGAAACCAGCTATGATGTTTAATCCTTTGGCAGGATTTGCTGTAACACTAACTTCAAAACCTCTACTAAATACTGAACCACCTTGGATAGAATTATTAATATTATTTGGGTCTGTCATTAATTTGTCCTTCACATCAATATCGTAATAACTTATAGTTGCCGAAATGATGTCTTTGTATAAATTGGTTTTTAATCCAATTTCAAACTGATTAGCATGTTCTGGATCAAATGATTTCAAACGAGGATTACTTCCATTAACATCAGCAACTTGTTGAGGCATAATGTTAGTAAAACCATTCATATAGTTACTAAATACCGAAACTTTATTTGGAATCAATTGATAAACTAAACCAAATTTTGGAGAAACAGATGTTTGATCATTTGATTCACCACCAGCTATAGACTTAAAATTGTCAATTCTTAAACTCACCATTGCCGAAAAACGATCCGTAATGTTAAGCACATCCGATGCGTAGGCGCTAATAACTTCTGATTCAGCAGTAGTGTTTCCTGTGAAAGTACCTTTTAATAAATCATCAATTCCTGCTTGAGTCAAATCACTTGGGAGTGTTGGATCATTTGGATGAGTGTCAGTTTGATTTACTAATGAAATGGTTCCTCCATTTACCCATCCTGAACTGCCACTTTGAATGTCGGATTTAAAATAATCTACACCAACGACCAATCTATTTCTTAAACTTCCAATTTTGAAATCGCCAATAAAGTTTTGTTGGATGTCAGTCGTATTAGTTTGACCATTTCCTTTTGAAATAAATCTTGTAAAATGATCACTATCTCCAGAATCCCAAAGATAAGAGTAGTAGCCAAAGGTTTTAGTATGGCTTCTGGATAAAACCGTTTGCGATGTCCATTGGTCTGATAATTTGTAAAACATTTGCGTTTGCATATTAAACGAAGGATTACTCATTACCAAATCATTAGAGTTGTATGATTTCTTATAGTTTTGCTCGAACAAATCCATAGAATTGAAAGAAAGCGGAACGTATCTATTCAAAAAAATCATTGGTGCATTTACTGAATTTTTGCTACTGATTTCAGTGTTTACTAAAAATGAAAGTCGATTATTTACTTTATAACTCAACGATGGAGCAAAGAAAAATGATTTACTAAATCCAGAATCTTGGAATGAATTCTCATTTTGATAAGCAGTATTAAATCGAACCGCAATGTCTTTGTTTATTGGAGTATTAACATCAGCAGTGATTCTATCTAATCCGTAAGTTCCAGAAGTATAATTTATTTCGCCACCAAAAGAGCTGTATGGTTTTTTTGTAACAATGTTAATCAAACCTCCATAAGAAATTAAACTACTGCCAAAAAGTGTTCCAGATGGTCCTTTTATCACTTCAATATTATCAATATTGATGGGGTCAGTAGAAGTATTGGTAACAGCAGGCAAACCATTAACCATCGTTGGTTGCACGGCAAAACCTCTCATACTATAATATTCGGCTCCATCGCCACCACGGCCTGTCGATTCCCAAAGTCGAGTAATTCCGGTAGCATTTTTTAAGGCATCGTTTAAATTGGTAACCACTTGCTCCTTCAATAATTCTGCGGTAACCGTATTGTAAACTTGTGGGTTTTCAATATTATTCAAAGGCATTTTAGAAACCGTAGTACTTTTTTCTCTTTTGTACTTGTATTTATTATTGATTTCTATTTCTTTCAATTGGCTCACGCTGTCTTTTTTGATTTCTTGACCGAAAGAAGTCATCGAAAATAACATTGCTGTAGATAGTAAAATTACATTTTTCATTTTTATTTAGATTTATTAAAAATAACAATGCAAATGTAAAAACTAATTTTATTTGAGCAAATTTATTTAGAATAAATAAAAATAAATTTTTAACGCCATTTTAACTTATTGTTTTTAGGGGTTTTATAAAAAAAAATCCTGCCTTGTGAAAAGCAGGATTCATAATCTTAATCAAAAAAATAGAAATTTATTGTGTTTTTTTCATCGAATAGCGTGTTGAATTTGGTTTTTCTTGTTCGATTCCAGTAATCTCAATTAGCAAATGATCTTTGGCAAAAGGCTTGTAAACAATTTTTTTTGGATACTCATTTTTTGGATTTTCAAAAACCAATACTTTCTCTTCAGAAGTATTTTGCTTGAAAATAATCGGTTTATTGTTGTTTTGCCCTGTGATTGTCGAAATATAAATCAGGTTTTCACCCATTTGTTTCAATTGCATTTTCTCCGAATGCAAGGTGTCTTTTGCTTTGATGAAATAACTTTCGCCAATAAAAACGCTGTCATTTACCTTCGTCCAAGTTTCTAATAAATTACCATCGGGCGATTTGTTTTCCCATTTTCCTATTAACCAATCGGTGTCAATAATCTTGGAAACTTCTTTTGATTTGTTACAAGAAGTTATGGATAATACTATAATGAGGGAAAGAATTATTTTTTTCATAAAAAGCGTGATTGATTGCTGGTGTTTCAAAATTAAGGAAAAGATTGCGAATATGGTTATTCAGTAATTCAAATAGTTATATTGGAGTACTTTTTATTCTTGCTATTTGTCACGCTGGAAGCGTCTCGATTATGTTGCTCACTTGTGTTGAGAAGCTTCCAGCGTGACAAATGGAGTAGAAGGTTGGAGTGATAAAGCAATTGTAATTGGTACAAATTTGTATAAAATCGTCTTGATAGTTATGAAAAATTTTCCTTCAAAATACTATAAACCAATTCTTTGCTGGGTTTTTGATCTTTTAATTTTGTACGAACCACATCAAAAGGTACTTTAAAATCGCACCCCAATTTGTAATTGGTGCAACCATAAGCGGTATTTCCTTTGAGGACTGTTCCTTTTTTACATTTTGGACATTCTAATTTATCCGATATTGGTTTTACTGCTGTTTTCTTTTGTTCTAGTACAAGTTCAAAATTTTCGTCAAAACGTAGCAAACCCTCTACAATTCCAGCATCGGTTTTGAAATCTTTCAAGTTTACTGTTGAACCTTTTTGTAGCAATCGCAAATATTGGTTTTCGGATATTTTTTTGTCTAAAAATGTATAAGGCAATAAAAATCGGCAGCCCGCTTTATAATCGCCACAACCGTAAGCAGATTTTCCTTTGATTAGAGTAGCTTTTTTGCATTTTGGGCACGCTTCTGTCAAGATTCCTTCTGCCTTTTTTTTCTCGGCTACAGCTTCTTGTTTTTGAATGCTTTCCGTATGCGAAATATTGGCACGTCTGGTTTCATTCCTAACTTCATACACCAAAACTTCAACCATTTGCTTCATATTCTTGATAAAAGCTCCAGCGGTAAACGTTCCTTTTTCAATGTCTTTCAACTGCTTTTCCCAAGAACCAGTCAATTCCGCCGATTTGACCAATTCATTCTGAATGGTATCAATCAGCTGAATTCCCGTTGGTGTTGGCAAAACTTGTTTTTTGTTTCGAACGATGTATTGTCTTCTGAAAAGGGTTTCAATAATATTCGCTCGTGTTGATGGTCGTCCAATGCCGTTTTCTTTCATCAATTCTCGTAAATCTTCATCATCTACTTGCTTGCCTGCGGTTTCCATAGCTCGCAATAAAGTAGCTTCTGTAAATTGATTCGGCGGTTTGGTTTCTTTTTCCAAAAATGAAGGTTCGTGAGGCCCTTTTTCGCCCACAACAAAACTCGGTAAAATATCGGCTTCTTTTTCTTTGGCATTCGGGTCTTCAAAGACTACTCGAAATCCCTTTTTCAGGATTTCTTTTCCAGTAGTTTTGAAAAGTACTTCGGCTGCTTTTCCAATTACTGTGGTATTGGCAACCAAACAATCGTCATAAAACACAGCAATAAAACGGCGTGTAATGATGTCATAAACTTGCTGCTGATTGTATTGCAAATTGCTTTGCATTCCCGTTGGAATAATAGCGTGGTGATCCGTAACTTTTTTATCGTTGAAAACCTTGGGCGATTTTTTTATTTTTTTCTCTAAAAGCGGTTGGGTTAATTCACTATAATTAGTCAATTTTTGAAGAATTCCAGACACTTTTGGATAAATATCATTGGGTAAGAAAGTCGTATCCACTCTAGGATAGGTCACTATTTTTTGTTCGTATAATGTTTGTACAATCTTGAGTGTTTCATCTGCTGAAAAGCCAAATTTTTGATTGCAATAGACTTGCAATCCTGTTAAATCAAAGAGTTTGGGAGCAAATTCATTGCCGTTCTTTTTTTCAACAGATACAATTTCGAATTCACTTTCCTTGACTTTATTCGCCAAAAGTTGACCGTCTTCTTTGTTTAAAAAGCGTCCTTCTTCGTAACTAAAAAGTGTTTCCCTGTATAAAGTTTGCAACTCCCAATAGGGTTGAGGTTTGAAATTTTCTATTTCTTTAAAGCGATCCACAACCATTGCCAAGGTTGGTGTTTGCACTCTTCCGATAGATAAAACTTGTTTGTATCCGCCGTGTTTTACGGTGTACAATCTAGTGGCATTCATACCCAATAACCAGTCGCCAATGGCTCTGGAAAATCCTGCGTAGAATAAATTATCGTAATTGGCAGATGGTTTTAGGTTCTCAAAACCTTCTTTGATGGCTTCGGTGGTTAGGGAAGAAATCCACAAGCGTTGCACTTCGCCTTTGTAATTGGCTTCGTTCATCACCCAGCGCTGGATGAGTTCCCCTTCTTGTCCCGCATCCCCGCAGTTGATGACCAAATCGGCTTTATCGAACAAACTTTTTATGATTTTGAATTGCTTCTGAATTCCTGAATTATCGACTACTTTGGTTTCAAATTTCTCGGGAAGCATCGGCAGATTATTCAAATCCCAGCTTTTCCAATGCGGTTTGTAATCGTTGGGTTCTTTCAAGGTGCATAAATGCCCAAAGGTATAGGTTACCTGATAGCCATTGCCTTCAAAATAGCCATCGTGCTTGGTATTGGCTCCCAAAACGGATGCAATTTCACGGGCGACACTGGGTTTTTCGGCAATACAGACCTTCATTTTTTGCTTCTAATTTTGAAGCCGCAAATTAGGAATTTAGAAATTGGTATGGAAAGGAAATTTTGTAAAGGATTTTTAGAATATAACGATACGAATGACTATTTGTTCTAATTCAGTCTAAAATTTCTTTATAAAATTATAGAAACGTTGTTTTAGAAAAACAAAAAAATAATAAAATTGTTGTTTTAGTTTAACAATTTTTAATTAAATTTGCTATTTATAAATAGCATTATGGAAGATCTAATTTTAGAATTTCAAGAAAAAATCACTTTAGTATCGTTGAAGTTTCAACGGTATTTGATTGATAAAATGGATTTGAATAATCGATTAATTGCCGTAAAAGGAGCTAGAGGTTCCGGAAAAACGACTTTGTTGTTGCAAATTGCAAAAAGAAAATTACCGTTAAAAAGTACGCTTTATGTAAGTTTAGATCATATTTATTTTTTTGATAATAAATTATATGATTTGGCAAAGCTGTTTGTGAAATTTGGGGGCACTCATTTATTATTAGACGAAGTTCATAAATATCCCAATTGGTCTAGAGAGATCAAATTAATGTATGACAATTTTCCGACTTTAAGCATTGTTTTTACTTCTTCTTCGATGCTCGAAATTTACAAAGCCGAATCCGATTTGAGTCGAAGAGCGGTTTCTTATACTTTAAAAGAGTTGTCTTTTAGAGAATTTATCGAGTTGGATACCAATAAAAAATTTCCCGTTTTTTCTTTAGATGAAATTTTGAGTAATCACAACGAAATAGCTTCAAAAATGCTGGAAGAGATGAAGCCTTTGCCTCTTTTTGCAAAATATTTGCAAATGGGAGTTTATCCGTATTTTAAAGAAAGCGAGAATGATTATCCTCAAAAATTACGCAATACAATCAATTTAATCATCGAAATAGATATTAATGCGGTCGAAGATTTGAATTATGAAACCTTGGTCAAATTGAAAAAATTATTGATAACTGTTGCAACGAGTGCTCCATTTACGCCCAATATTACCAAGTTGAGCGAAAAAGTGGGTGTTTCTAGAAATACCTTAATTCAGGCGATAAAAATTCTAGACCGTGCAGGATTAGTAAACGAATTATACAAAGACACATCAGGAATTGGAGTTTTAACAAAACCCGAAAAGTTGTTTTTGAACAATACCAATTTGATGTATGCTTTGGCAAAAGAGAATATCAATATTGGTACTATTAGAGAAACGTTTTTTCTAAATCAATTCAAAGATTTATATGAAATTAATCTCTCTGATCAATCCGATTTTTTGGTTAATAAAAAGTACACTTTCGAGATAGGAGGCAAAAACAAAACCAAGAAACAAATTATCAATGTCCCAGATTCCTACATTGCCAAAGACATGATAGAAATAGGGTACGGGACTATCATTCCAGTTTGGCTATTTGGGTTTATGTATTAGTGTTCACGAGCGTGACGCTTGCGCTAGCTGGGACTTTGCGGAGCATTATATAAGTGCTTATTACAGTTTTATTTTTACAATTTTATTGTCTTGAATGATAACAAGTTCGCTTTTGTGTTGTTTTTTGAATTCAATCATTTTTTCATAAGCTATCTCAAGTCCTTTTATGATTTTATTTCTGCGTTCTATTTTAGTTTCAGTTGTCATAAATAATTTTTTAGTTCATTAAACTTTTGGTTGTCAATAATGATTAATTCATCACTACTCGATTTTTCAGCTATTAATTTATGCTTACCTTCTGAATTATCAAAGATAAGAACTTGATCTATAATTGGAATGTAAATTTCGAATAAGTTTTTAATTCCTTTGATATATCTTCTTTTAATAACATCAGTAGGAATGTTATGACCGCCTTCCAAAACTCTCGTTTTGACCCTTTCTATTGCTAATTCAGGATTTTTTAGCCAAAAGAAAAGTAATGTAACGTTGTAATTATTTCTTTTAGCTTCAAGAACTTTGTTTTTGTAACTTCTAGTTGCAAGAGTGGTTTCAAAAGCGAAATTTTCATGCTGTTGAAGAAGCTCATTAACTCGATGGAGCATAATTCTTCCTGCTTCAAAGGCTACTTTTTCAGGTTGAAAAGGGGATAGCCCTTTTGCAATTTCATCGGCATTTACAAACTCCTTA from Flavobacterium eburneipallidum includes these protein-coding regions:
- a CDS encoding ATP-binding protein, with translation MEDLILEFQEKITLVSLKFQRYLIDKMDLNNRLIAVKGARGSGKTTLLLQIAKRKLPLKSTLYVSLDHIYFFDNKLYDLAKLFVKFGGTHLLLDEVHKYPNWSREIKLMYDNFPTLSIVFTSSSMLEIYKAESDLSRRAVSYTLKELSFREFIELDTNKKFPVFSLDEILSNHNEIASKMLEEMKPLPLFAKYLQMGVYPYFKESENDYPQKLRNTINLIIEIDINAVEDLNYETLVKLKKLLITVATSAPFTPNITKLSEKVGVSRNTLIQAIKILDRAGLVNELYKDTSGIGVLTKPEKLFLNNTNLMYALAKENINIGTIRETFFLNQFKDLYEINLSDQSDFLVNKKYTFEIGGKNKTKKQIINVPDSYIAKDMIEIGYGTIIPVWLFGFMY
- a CDS encoding DUF6265 family protein is translated as MKKIILSLIIVLSITSCNKSKEVSKIIDTDWLIGKWENKSPDGNLLETWTKVNDSVFIGESYFIKAKDTLHSEKMQLKQMGENLIYISTITGQNNNKPIIFKQNTSEEKVLVFENPKNEYPKKIVYKPFAKDHLLIEITGIEQEKPNSTRYSMKKTQ
- a CDS encoding TonB-dependent siderophore receptor, producing the protein MKNVILLSTAMLFSMTSFGQEIKKDSVSQLKEIEINNKYKYKREKSTTVSKMPLNNIENPQVYNTVTAELLKEQVVTNLNDALKNATGITRLWESTGRGGDGAEYYSMRGFAVQPTMVNGLPAVTNTSTDPINIDNIEVIKGPSGTLFGSSLISYGGLINIVTKKPYSSFGGEINYTSGTYGLDRITADVNTPINKDIAVRFNTAYQNENSFQDSGFSKSFFFAPSLSYKVNNRLSFLVNTEISSKNSVNAPMIFLNRYVPLSFNSMDLFEQNYKKSYNSNDLVMSNPSFNMQTQMFYKLSDQWTSQTVLSRSHTKTFGYYSYLWDSGDSDHFTRFISKGNGQTNTTDIQQNFIGDFKIGSLRNRLVVGVDYFKSDIQSGSSGWVNGGTISLVNQTDTHPNDPTLPSDLTQAGIDDLLKGTFTGNTTAESEVISAYASDVLNITDRFSAMVSLRIDNFKSIAGGESNDQTSVSPKFGLVYQLIPNKVSVFSNYMNGFTNIMPQQVADVNGSNPRLKSFDPEHANQFEIGLKTNLYKDIISATISYYDIDVKDKLMTDPNNINNSIQGGSVFSRGFEVSVTANPAKGLNIIAGFSNNKSEVTKETPNAGYLGLRPEEAGPETLINLWANYNFTSGSLKGFGIGFGGNYASEYKTLNRSNIGTFALPSYTVLNSVVSYNSTKFNLSLKVNNLLNEKYYSGWSTITPQRPRSLVAGITYKI
- a CDS encoding DNA topoisomerase 3; the encoded protein is MKVCIAEKPSVAREIASVLGANTKHDGYFEGNGYQVTYTFGHLCTLKEPNDYKPHWKSWDLNNLPMLPEKFETKVVDNSGIQKQFKIIKSLFDKADLVINCGDAGQEGELIQRWVMNEANYKGEVQRLWISSLTTEAIKEGFENLKPSANYDNLFYAGFSRAIGDWLLGMNATRLYTVKHGGYKQVLSIGRVQTPTLAMVVDRFKEIENFKPQPYWELQTLYRETLFSYEEGRFLNKEDGQLLANKVKESEFEIVSVEKKNGNEFAPKLFDLTGLQVYCNQKFGFSADETLKIVQTLYEQKIVTYPRVDTTFLPNDIYPKVSGILQKLTNYSELTQPLLEKKIKKSPKVFNDKKVTDHHAIIPTGMQSNLQYNQQQVYDIITRRFIAVFYDDCLVANTTVIGKAAEVLFKTTGKEILKKGFRVVFEDPNAKEKEADILPSFVVGEKGPHEPSFLEKETKPPNQFTEATLLRAMETAGKQVDDEDLRELMKENGIGRPSTRANIIETLFRRQYIVRNKKQVLPTPTGIQLIDTIQNELVKSAELTGSWEKQLKDIEKGTFTAGAFIKNMKQMVEVLVYEVRNETRRANISHTESIQKQEAVAEKKKAEGILTEACPKCKKATLIKGKSAYGCGDYKAGCRFLLPYTFLDKKISENQYLRLLQKGSTVNLKDFKTDAGIVEGLLRFDENFELVLEQKKTAVKPISDKLECPKCKKGTVLKGNTAYGCTNYKLGCDFKVPFDVVRTKLKDQKPSKELVYSILKENFS
- a CDS encoding zeta toxin family protein, whose amino-acid sequence is MSKNLYIIAGCNGAGKTTASFTILPEILNCKEFVNADEIAKGLSPFQPEKVAFEAGRIMLHRVNELLQQHENFAFETTLATRSYKNKVLEAKRNNYNVTLLFFWLKNPELAIERVKTRVLEGGHNIPTDVIKRRYIKGIKNLFEIYIPIIDQVLIFDNSEGKHKLIAEKSSSDELIIIDNQKFNELKNYL